Proteins co-encoded in one Acidimicrobiales bacterium genomic window:
- a CDS encoding NAD(P)/FAD-dependent oxidoreductase, with the protein MTLASDDARHPHAGLPFTDSDEAIAAALEEVSIPTLLCTMVHITGDPAWVRGDLRPAGLFLNEYQGYMDEESKAEVRRRALPEIIAYRDNGCVPPADQPDAALLQEMMNFIGCAEIPEEVVPMMLDEMGLGDTDVNRVAWADSVPTEVRAEFPVVVIGCGQSGLLAGLRLQEAGIPFTIVEKNAGPGGTWWENSYPGARVDVGSHFYCYSFEPSDHWTEYFAQQPELQRYFQNVMENHGIDEHCRFETEVIGATLDEATGRWSVVVRDTDGNQETLEARALISAVGSLNRAKMPDIPGIGDFDGPSFHSTRWDPTVDYAGKRVALVGAGASGFQIAPTIAPDVAHLSVFQRTAQWMFPNPNYHEKVPEGQKWAIRHLPFFGRWFRFLQFWPGSGGDLSNSRIDPDYDDSDGLAVSAGNAATRQFFEGWIREQLAGAPELLDKVIPDYPATGKRTLQDNGSWLKALQRDNVDLIRTGIERIEADGVRTTDGVLHEVDIICYATGFHHNRFLWPMEITGRGGKTLAEHWGEEPSAYLGITVPEFPNLFCMYGPGTNLAHGGSLIFHSECQITYIMGCIEQLLAEGHTTMEPKKDVHEEFEARRHSEIHQMVWSHWSIQHTHFRNANGQIFTLSPWPIHNYQQWTKAPNPDDYVFT; encoded by the coding sequence ATGACCCTCGCCTCCGACGACGCCCGGCATCCCCACGCCGGCCTGCCCTTCACCGACAGCGACGAGGCAATCGCCGCCGCCCTCGAAGAAGTCAGCATTCCCACCCTGTTGTGCACGATGGTCCACATCACCGGCGACCCCGCGTGGGTACGCGGCGACCTCCGACCGGCCGGACTCTTCCTCAACGAGTACCAGGGCTACATGGACGAGGAGTCCAAGGCCGAGGTGCGACGGCGGGCGCTTCCCGAGATCATCGCGTACCGAGACAACGGATGCGTCCCACCGGCCGACCAGCCCGACGCCGCGCTGCTCCAGGAGATGATGAACTTCATCGGCTGCGCCGAGATCCCCGAGGAAGTCGTCCCGATGATGCTCGACGAGATGGGACTCGGCGACACCGACGTGAACCGCGTCGCGTGGGCCGACTCGGTGCCGACCGAGGTTCGGGCCGAATTCCCCGTGGTCGTCATCGGTTGCGGACAGTCCGGGCTGCTGGCCGGCCTGCGACTCCAGGAGGCCGGGATCCCGTTCACCATCGTCGAGAAGAACGCGGGACCGGGCGGCACCTGGTGGGAGAACAGCTACCCCGGCGCCCGCGTCGACGTGGGCAGCCACTTCTACTGCTACTCGTTCGAGCCGTCCGACCACTGGACCGAGTACTTCGCCCAGCAGCCCGAACTCCAGCGCTATTTCCAGAACGTGATGGAGAACCACGGCATCGACGAACACTGTCGCTTCGAGACCGAGGTCATCGGCGCCACTCTCGACGAGGCGACCGGTCGATGGTCGGTCGTCGTCCGCGACACCGACGGCAACCAGGAGACCCTCGAGGCGCGCGCGTTGATCAGCGCGGTCGGCTCCCTGAACCGCGCGAAGATGCCCGACATCCCCGGCATCGGGGACTTCGACGGCCCGTCGTTCCACTCGACGCGCTGGGACCCCACTGTCGACTACGCGGGGAAGCGGGTCGCCCTGGTCGGGGCCGGGGCGAGCGGGTTCCAGATCGCGCCCACCATCGCCCCCGACGTCGCTCACCTGTCGGTCTTCCAGCGCACCGCGCAGTGGATGTTCCCCAACCCGAACTATCACGAGAAGGTGCCCGAGGGGCAGAAGTGGGCGATCCGGCACTTGCCGTTCTTCGGTCGCTGGTTCCGCTTCCTCCAGTTCTGGCCCGGCTCCGGCGGCGATCTCTCCAACTCGCGCATCGACCCCGACTACGACGACAGCGATGGCCTCGCCGTGAGCGCAGGCAACGCGGCGACCCGCCAGTTCTTCGAGGGGTGGATCCGCGAGCAGCTCGCCGGCGCGCCCGAACTGCTCGACAAGGTCATCCCCGACTACCCGGCCACCGGCAAGCGCACGCTCCAGGACAACGGGTCGTGGCTGAAGGCGCTGCAACGAGACAACGTCGACCTCATCCGCACCGGTATCGAACGCATCGAGGCGGATGGTGTGCGCACGACCGATGGTGTGCTCCACGAGGTCGACATCATCTGTTACGCGACCGGCTTTCACCACAACCGGTTCCTGTGGCCGATGGAGATCACCGGCCGAGGCGGCAAGACCCTGGCCGAGCACTGGGGCGAGGAGCCGTCGGCCTACCTGGGCATCACCGTCCCCGAGTTCCCCAACCTCTTCTGCATGTACGGCCCGGGCACGAATCTCGCCCACGGCGGCAGCCTGATCTTCCACTCCGAATGCCAGATCACCTACATCATGGGCTGCATCGAACAGCTGTTGGCCGAAGGCCACACGACCATGGAACCGAAGAAGGACGTCCACGAGGAGTTCGAAGCCCGCCGTCACTCGGAGATCCATCAGATGGTGTGGTCGCACTGGTCGATCCAGCACACGCACTTCCGCAACGCCAACGGGCAGATCTTCACGCTCTCGCCGTGGCCGATCCACAACTATCAGCAGTGGACGAAGGCGCCGAACCCCGACGACTACGTCTTCACCTGA